Below is a genomic region from Drosophila albomicans strain 15112-1751.03 chromosome 2R, ASM965048v2, whole genome shotgun sequence.
atccatagaaataattataaaaatatttattattaactaaatatattctCTGTCAAAATGGACCAAATTATCCTAGCCAAGAAATAATGGAATGTTATccttatttaaaatcaaatattgaaattcatgttcaaaactataatatacttttaaatactgtgtaatatttattactatttttaattctaattGTCGCCTAATAtctagtttatattttttaattcccTGAGTTTTCCTAATTCATAGGGTATTTTCTTGTCGGTTATTCGGCAGCATAGCAATTATACTTGTTTACCTATCGTATGGCACAGACAATTGCTACAAGTAACTGTTCGCATAGATGCATGCCCCAGTGGGAGTGGCAACTAGGCAGGGGGTGGGGGTACATAAAACCTTATCAGAAGCAACGCCTGCAGGCATTGCCACCGTCAGTCTCTATGTGGAGCACATAAGCCGCATAGTCTTTGCAGCTTTGTCTTTGGCACGCTTCGTGTGCTTAGATGGGCGCTTAAGCTGCCTCTGGAAGTCAACAACATTACAACGGCAGCGAGGCAAAGGGGCAAGAATAAGAAACGTAGTATTCAATATCGAtgctttcttttctttttgttttttttgcagatCGTTCGTCGACGCTCTCGCCGTGCGCGCATGTGGAACATGGGATTGCTTTTCCTCATCTACTACTGCGTGAGCATCTACTCGGCCAAGGGTGATGAGAAGGCCGATATTCCCTTGGATGTTGGCGCTCTGCCCGAAGCCGCCGATGCCGATGTGCCACCGGAACTTGTGAACACTTCGCCCAACCCCATGCTGTCCACTGAAGTGAGTTAGCTAACTcgattttattgcaattattatacTGTGTATATATTCTAATAGAAATTCGATGAGCCGTTGCAAACTACGATGGCCACAGCGCATGGTGCGGTGCCCACTTGGCGTCCGAAGCGGGAGAACTGCACGCCACCGGCCATTGAGCAATTTCCGCAGCCATTGATGAACAAATGGGCGCGACGACATGGTGGCCTCATCCTCCACATCCTGGTGGCCATCTTCACCTTCTTCGGCCTGGCCATTGTGTGTGACGAGTACTTTGTGGCCAGTCTGGACAGACTCTGCGAGGGTAAGTTGCTCCCCCTCCCCACCACCCatcaatgcaatgcaaacTGCTTTTTGCtaattgcttttttgttgtgtttgcagaGCTGCATCTATCGCCGGATGTGGCTGGTGCCACATTCATGGCTGCCGGCAGCTCAGCTCCAGAGTTGGCCACCGTTGTCATTGGCGTGTTCTTTGCCAAGGATGATATTGGCATTAGTGGCGTCATTGGTTCCGCTGTGTTCAACATCATGTTCGTCATCTCGGTGTGTGCTCTCTGCTCCGGCACTGTTTGCCAGCTCAACTGGTGGCCTTTGGTCCGCGATTGCTTCTTCTACTGCGTGTCCATATTGGTCATGCTGATAATCATATTCAATGATGTCATCTCCTGTGTAAGTTCGTATTTCACTGTTTGTTATAGTGGAACGTGGGTCAACTTCTGCTGATAATTTCAGTAATCATTTCTTGGCGATTAGAAATGGCATATTTCtagtttcaatttaataacttttagaGAGTCAAAGTTGAAATGCAAACTATGATTAAGTATTGCAGATAATGATTACGTTTAGTTATATTTTCGTGTATAGGAATTCacacaaaaattttattttaaatgaagacGATTATCATTGATAAGTAGAGTAAGGGAGTAGAAAGTTTAATGGATTTCTTattcatgtttatttttaactattgctgttgctggatATCAATGAAAGTTTATCAAAAGCAAGCTTAATATTCTTCTACAGCAATATTTACacgtaaataataatttttttcgggAGATACAAGTAGTACAGCCCAgattaatatttcttattatacttttatacgagccacccatagggtagaaggcattataacaggcagaagaaggcatctccgaccctatattcttgatcagcgtcaataaCCGAGACAATaaagccatgtccgtctgtctgtctgtccgcatGAATACCTACATATATCTAAGAGACTATACGAGAAagagttatattttttttggacaGCACATTTATTGTGTGCACGGATATCAAGTatgctttaaatttttggcacgcccacttccgccatcgaaaatcaacaaaaatcgagtaataagagtaattttaaagctgtaTTCATTATGGGATAGACATTAATAACTATactatttatgattcctgaaaatttggttgtgatcgaataaaaattttagaaattgaagaagtacaaaaaatatgGCAAATTACGCCAATTGCAATGAACTTTTAGCTGCTTGGCTGACAATCCGGTATACTTTAACCTTcttcgatataccaattatggGGTTCggtatagtttagtatttttgtggtatattatttggtatatttatagaataataataccgcactgttttgcttatattcaaaatgagtaacGGGTGTCTCACAGTCGGGTATACTTGCTTTCTCACTTGCTAATTTTGAACTATTGTAGatgcataaaaagaaaagaaaatgacaatgacaatatTACCTTAAGAAAGAGTCTAAAATTTCCACAGTTATAGAAACCCAGCcctttattaaattatataaatagttactttaattaatgaatatattttttctacaGTTCGAGTCTGTGGTAATGCTGCTCTGCTATGTGGGCTACTGTGTAGCGCTGTGTTTCAACACGGAACTAGAGCGCTGGGCGTTGAGCTTGAATCTGCCCTTCAAGCTGCCCAGCAAGGAGGAGCAATCGGCATTGGTGACCTATAAGAATGTGCCCGAAAGTTCCTACACCCAGGGCAACGGGGGACAGACGCAGACGAAGGAAACTGATCCCAGTgcgcagcagaagcaacaggaTCCAACACAAGGCGACTACCAGAGCTACAATGACCCCAATGCCAGCTGGGATCCCAACGCAGCTTGGGGTGAAGAGTCGAACCAGAGTCAagcctcagcagcagcgatgCCAATGGCAGCCAGTGCTAGAAGCAGCCAACCGCCGGTCGATGATTGGGGCATGGGTCAGTTCAATCAGGGCCAAGGTCAAGAGAATATGGGCTATCACGGCGATCAGCCGGATTCGGTGGTAACGGGTGAgcaggctgctgctgcagcagccggAGCCGGAACTAAAAGTCAAGTGGCCACAACGCCGGGTGGCGGCGTTGAGTATTACAAGTCGACGGATAAACAGCGTGAGGCACGCCCCGATCCACTGATGCGACCCACGGAGGGCGGTTTGCCAGCATTGGTCGCCTGGTATGTGGTATATCCGATCCACTATCTGTGCAAGTTGACGATGCCGGATTGCCGGCAGCATCAGTATCGCAATTGGTATCCATTCACGTTTCTCATCTCAATGGTTTGGATCTCGTTCTATTCGTACTTTATGGTCTGGATGATAACGGTGATTGGCTCCACGTTGGCCATACCCGACACTGTGATGGGCCTGACGTTCGTTGCCGCTGGCGTTTCGGTACCGGACGCCCTAAGCTCAATAGCGGTTATCAAAGAGGGCTTCGGCGACATGGCCGTATCGAATGCAATTGGCTCGAATGTCTTTGATATACTAGTGTGCTTAGGTCTTCCGTGGTTCATACAAACGGCTATCATTGCGCCCGGCTCGCACGTCAATGTCATATCCAAGGGTATGTATCACAATGTCAATgtcctccccctctcccccaCAATTCCTCCTCTAGTGCTTGCCTCGTCGTCGTAAATTCTATGTGTGGTATGCCTGGCATGTGTCTTGAttgtgtgttctttttttttttaatctagCCGATGTGGATGTAGTTGTAGTTTAATGATCTATATTTGCTAATCTCTGGAGTTCTACTTCTGTACACTTAGGTCTGGCATATTCCACACTCTCGCTCTTCTCCACCGTTGTCTTCTTGATACTGTCGACCCATCTGAATGGCTGGAAATTGGACAAACGCTTGGGCATTATACTGATGATTTGGTATCTGTTCTTCATCACGCTGGCGGCGCTCTACGAGATGAACGTCTTTGGCTACATGAACCCACCAGAATGTGCAAGTGAGTGCcccataaatatatattctatcgCTCCCTTCTAATACATTATTTGCTGCAGGTGAATTCTAAATGGATAAAACGATTAACTTGACTTATAGACCGACGCACCTAGAATCACATTCACCAGCACCAAGTATGCATATGATGAATACCATATGAATAAGTACGGACATAAACGAGTACTCGTGCAgtacgcagcagcaacaactataaaaataaattacaaaaatagtcccaacagcaacaatagaaaacaacaacaacaacaacttgataATAgatgtaaatgaaaatgttattgttaatGGGACAACAATTTATTACTCAACGCGCGTTTTACATGGATTTTTACATGCAccaattgaatgaaaatatatactatatacatacatactatataatatatagatgCAAAGAAAGAAACCCATATACAAGAACATATATAGAAGCATATATATAGCACTGTAGATAGGGtgaaatgtattaaattaagTACAAGTAACaagtataaacaaaaagcagcaaatcaatgaaatttgttgtCGCGGTTTTATGGAACAACACGAATAGAAAAGGAACAACgcaaaattcaacaaaaacacttacactcacatatacatatataaagttGACGAATGTTTTACATTAGGCAATGATTTTTACATcgatttataatatatatgtatttatcgAATGTTGTTTGGTTTGTAAGAATCTCTTTTCCACATAGAAACATTCTTTCGATTCTCGTTTCGCTTCTCTTTTTGAGATCTTACAAGTCATACAAagaaatgaattcattttacTTAATCAATGAATGATATCAacgaatttttatttaatttgttattacatatttatattaattatacccTGTAACAAAAGATTCCAAAGACAAGAGTCTGTTTGTCTGATAGAGATCAATAGATTCGATTATTAGAgatgaattaaattatgtattagaaacaaatttattttttactttacaTTTAATACCGGGTATATGCTAGTCGTTTCCCATTCGACTAGATACTTGTTTTCTGTTCGTATTTAGACTCACACATTTACATTAATACCAGAAGCATTCAACAGGCAGGataaaacagaacagaaagcAAATTTCAAGTAATATTTATGtagatattttaaatgcaatttgcaataaacgaaatatgaa
It encodes:
- the LOC117574958 gene encoding probable sodium/potassium/calcium exchanger CG1090, with the protein product MIVRRRSRRARMWNMGLLFLIYYCVSIYSAKGDEKADIPLDVGALPEAADADVPPELVNTSPNPMLSTEKFDEPLQTTMATAHGAVPTWRPKRENCTPPAIEQFPQPLMNKWARRHGGLILHILVAIFTFFGLAIVCDEYFVASLDRLCEELHLSPDVAGATFMAAGSSAPELATVVIGVFFAKDDIGISGVIGSAVFNIMFVISVCALCSGTVCQLNWWPLVRDCFFYCVSILVMLIIIFNDVISCFESVVMLLCYVGYCVALCFNTELERWALSLNLPFKLPSKEEQSALVTYKNVPESSYTQGNGGQTQTKETDPSAQQKQQDPTQGDYQSYNDPNASWDPNAAWGEESNQSQASAAAMPMAASARSSQPPVDDWGMGQFNQGQGQENMGYHGDQPDSVVTGEQAAAAAAGAGTKSQVATTPGGGVEYYKSTDKQREARPDPLMRPTEGGLPALVAWYVVYPIHYLCKLTMPDCRQHQYRNWYPFTFLISMVWISFYSYFMVWMITVIGSTLAIPDTVMGLTFVAAGVSVPDALSSIAVIKEGFGDMAVSNAIGSNVFDILVCLGLPWFIQTAIIAPGSHVNVISKGLAYSTLSLFSTVVFLILSTHLNGWKLDKRLGIILMIWYLFFITLAALYEMNVFGYMNPPECASEF